Proteins from one Coffea arabica cultivar ET-39 chromosome 8c, Coffea Arabica ET-39 HiFi, whole genome shotgun sequence genomic window:
- the LOC113707222 gene encoding uncharacterized protein isoform X5: MDSIPLYSTTATISGATVNSITAQFCWPSSLHPRKSRNVFFEKKPRKVSVLAAKDEPPKLDPLDQMELKFGRMLGEDPKLTLAKIMARKSNPDATHLEIEKTFEKKKRKSSDSKIEEVPFDVDEEKRSVSSVGGLNLVRPVTRKGVKVEADKKPSEGQDKKPTQPVANVVENSHCSVPNVLLRKPSIYDDVDSEISSRLSIRPNLSLRMGKEPQKERFSDITLLKKPEPLKMVPDLEGENGHSGGSKAEDGRETGNSNLDPALLRMPEQLETNFISDRADESSGGYANRSNDVNSITDGNLNNTNSYAEIAAKGNLNQALESRVTNSFEENESATGNPSTLVRVPQPSDLWSSGKSSDSSEPSATKLAESDPGFSLDASLLGKPKRMDTSVVTTSKISKEEVMPVNPESNGNALDLENFLSSPIKKIKVTVVLADRKSRRLIFSTKPKEKEELIEKKRNLMARLSVGDVVKCCIKKITYFGIFVEVDEVPALIHQTEVSWDATLDPASYFKIGQIMEAKVHQLDFSLERIFLSLKEITPDPLIEALEAVVGGHDSLDGKLEAAQADSEWAEVESLIKELQQGEGVQSVSKGRYFLSPGLAPTFQVYMASTFENQYKLLARSGNRAQEVIVETSLGKEEMKSIILTCTNRVQ; this comes from the exons ATGGACTCCATTCCTCTTTACTCCACAACTGCCACTATTTCGGGTGCAACTGTCAACTCTATTACTGCTCAATTCTGCTGGCCTTCCTCTTTGCACCCTAGAAAATCCAGAAATGTTTTCTTTGAGAAAAAACCCAGAAAAGTTTCAGTCTTGGCAGCTAAAGATGAGCCCCCTAAGCTTGACCCTCTGGACCAAATGGAACTCAAGTTCGGCAGAATGCTTGGTGAAGACCCCAAATTAACATTGGCCAAG ATAATGGCTCGGAAGTCTAATCCAGATGCGACTCATCTAGAAATTGAAAAGACATtcgagaagaagaagagaaaatcaTCAGATAGTAAAATTGAGGAGGTTCCATTTGACGTGGACGAGGAAAAAAGGTCAGTCAGTTCAGTGGGTGGATTAAATTTGGTTCGTCCTGTAACCAGAAAAGGAGTAAAGGTTGAGGCTGACAAGAAACCATCTGAGGGACAGGATAAGAAACCAACTCAACCAGTGGCAAATGTTGTTGAAAATAGTCATTGCAGCGTTCCCAATGTGCTATTACGAAAACCATCCATATATGACGATGTCGACAGTGAAATATCATCAAGGTTAAGCATTAGGCCAAACTTATCACTAAGGATGGGGAAGGAACCACAGAAGGAAAGATTTAGTGATATTACATTGCTGAAGAAGCCTGAACCGCTGAAAATGGTCCCAGATCTTGAGGGAGAAAATGGTCATTCAGGTGGTTCCAAAGCTGAAGATGGTCGTGAAACTGGTAATAGTAATTTGGATCCTGCACTTTTGAGAATGCCAGAGCAGTTGGAAACCAATTTTATCAGTGATCGAGCTGATGAATCTTCAGGAGGTTATGCCAATAGGTCAAATGATGTCAATTCCATAACTGATGGTAATTTAAACAACACCAACTCATATGCTGAAATTGCTGCGAAAGGCAATCTCAATCAAGCTCTAGAATCCAGGGTGACAAATTCTTTTGAAGAGAACGAGTCTGCAACAGGTAATCCAAGCACGTTGGTCAGAGTTCCACAG CCAAGTGACTTATGGTCTTCTGGGAAAAGTTCTGATTCTAGTGAACCTTCTGCAACAAAATTAGCAGAATCTGACCCTGGGTTTTCTCTTGATGCTTCACTTCTTGGTAAACCAAAAAG AATGGACACCTCTGTAGTGACAACATCTAAAATTAGTAAAGAGGAAGTGATGCCTGTGAATCCCGAAAGCAATGGCAATGCTTTAGATCTCGAGAACTTCCTTTCATCACCCATAAAG AAGATCAAAGTGACTGTGGTCTTGGCTGACAGAAAATCTAGGCGGCTAATATTTTCTACTAAGCCAAAGGAGAAGGAGGAATTGATCGAGAAAAAGAGGAATCTCATG GCTAGATTGAGTGTTGGGGACGTCGTTAAGTGCTGCATTAAGAAGATTACATATTTTGGCATCTTTGTTGAG GTTGACGAAGTGCCTGCCCTGATTCACCAGACAGAAGTATCATGGGATGCCACTTTGGACCCAGCATCATATTTTAAGATTGGCCAG ATTATGGAAGCAAAAGTTCACCAGTTGGACTTTTCCCTGGAACGCATTTTCCTATCACTGAAGGAAATAACG CCTGATCCACTGATAGAAGCCTTGGAGGCTGTTGTTGGTGGTCATGATTCTTTGGATGGCAAACTTGAAGCTGCTCAGGCAGATTCAGAG TGGGCAGAGGTGGAGTCTCTTATTAAAGAGTTGCAGCAGGGTGAGGGTGTTCAATCTGTGTCCAAGGGGCGTTACTTCTTGAGTCCTGGCTTGGCTCCAACTTTTCAG GTTTACATGGCATCAACGTTTGAGAACCAATATAAGCTGCTTGCTCGATCAGGAAACAGGGCACAGGAG GTGATAGTTGAGACGTCCTTGGGGAAAGAAGAGATGAAATCGATCATTCTGACCTGCACAAACAGAGTCCAGTGA
- the LOC113707222 gene encoding uncharacterized protein isoform X1 produces the protein MDSIPLYSTTATISGATVNSITAQFCWPSSLHPRKSRNVFFEKKPRKVSVLAAKDEPPKLDPLDQMELKFGRMLGEDPKLTLAKIMARKSNPDATHLEIEKTFEKKKRKSSDSKIEEVPFDVDEEKRSVSSVGGLNLVRPVTRKGVKVEADKKPSEGQDKKPTQPVANVVENSHCSVPNVLLRKPSIYDDVDSEISSRLSIRPNLSLRMGKEPQKERFSDITLLKKPEPLKMVPDLEGENGHSGGSKAEDGRETGNSNLDPALLRMPEQLETNFISDRADESSGGYANRSNDVNSITDGNLNNTNSYAEIAAKGNLNQALESRVTNSFEENESATGNPSTLVRVPQPSDLWSSGKSSDSSEPSATKLAESDPGFSLDASLLGKPKRMDTSVVTTSKISKEEVMPVNPESNGNALDLENFLSSPIKEREENDWTKAEGLVNLGGRVEVEIISSSTRGFTVSFGTLIGFLPYRNLAAKWKFLAFESWLRRRGLDPSKYKQHLGVIGSFETASVTPSSESQLDIDIDDKLYSEISPDTKLEDLLRIYDQQKSKFLSSFVGQKIKVTVVLADRKSRRLIFSTKPKEKEELIEKKRNLMARLSVGDVVKCCIKKITYFGIFVEVDEVPALIHQTEVSWDATLDPASYFKIGQIMEAKVHQLDFSLERIFLSLKEITPDPLIEALEAVVGGHDSLDGKLEAAQADSEWAEVESLIKELQQGEGVQSVSKGRYFLSPGLAPTFQVYMASTFENQYKLLARSGNRAQEVIVETSLGKEEMKSIILTCTNRVQ, from the exons ATGGACTCCATTCCTCTTTACTCCACAACTGCCACTATTTCGGGTGCAACTGTCAACTCTATTACTGCTCAATTCTGCTGGCCTTCCTCTTTGCACCCTAGAAAATCCAGAAATGTTTTCTTTGAGAAAAAACCCAGAAAAGTTTCAGTCTTGGCAGCTAAAGATGAGCCCCCTAAGCTTGACCCTCTGGACCAAATGGAACTCAAGTTCGGCAGAATGCTTGGTGAAGACCCCAAATTAACATTGGCCAAG ATAATGGCTCGGAAGTCTAATCCAGATGCGACTCATCTAGAAATTGAAAAGACATtcgagaagaagaagagaaaatcaTCAGATAGTAAAATTGAGGAGGTTCCATTTGACGTGGACGAGGAAAAAAGGTCAGTCAGTTCAGTGGGTGGATTAAATTTGGTTCGTCCTGTAACCAGAAAAGGAGTAAAGGTTGAGGCTGACAAGAAACCATCTGAGGGACAGGATAAGAAACCAACTCAACCAGTGGCAAATGTTGTTGAAAATAGTCATTGCAGCGTTCCCAATGTGCTATTACGAAAACCATCCATATATGACGATGTCGACAGTGAAATATCATCAAGGTTAAGCATTAGGCCAAACTTATCACTAAGGATGGGGAAGGAACCACAGAAGGAAAGATTTAGTGATATTACATTGCTGAAGAAGCCTGAACCGCTGAAAATGGTCCCAGATCTTGAGGGAGAAAATGGTCATTCAGGTGGTTCCAAAGCTGAAGATGGTCGTGAAACTGGTAATAGTAATTTGGATCCTGCACTTTTGAGAATGCCAGAGCAGTTGGAAACCAATTTTATCAGTGATCGAGCTGATGAATCTTCAGGAGGTTATGCCAATAGGTCAAATGATGTCAATTCCATAACTGATGGTAATTTAAACAACACCAACTCATATGCTGAAATTGCTGCGAAAGGCAATCTCAATCAAGCTCTAGAATCCAGGGTGACAAATTCTTTTGAAGAGAACGAGTCTGCAACAGGTAATCCAAGCACGTTGGTCAGAGTTCCACAG CCAAGTGACTTATGGTCTTCTGGGAAAAGTTCTGATTCTAGTGAACCTTCTGCAACAAAATTAGCAGAATCTGACCCTGGGTTTTCTCTTGATGCTTCACTTCTTGGTAAACCAAAAAG AATGGACACCTCTGTAGTGACAACATCTAAAATTAGTAAAGAGGAAGTGATGCCTGTGAATCCCGAAAGCAATGGCAATGCTTTAGATCTCGAGAACTTCCTTTCATCACCCATAAAG GAGCGTGAAGAGAATGACTGGACAAAGGCTGAAGGTCTGGTCAATTTGGGAGGAAGGGTAGAGGTGGAAATCATTAGCTCTAGCACCAGAGGATTTACT GTATCTTTTGGTACCCTAATAGGATTTCTGCCTTATCGGAATCTTGCTGCCAAGTGGAAGTTCTTGGCTTTTGAGTCTTGGTTGAGAAGGAGAGGTTTAGATCCTTCCAAGTATAAGCAACACTTAGGTGTCATTGGAAGTTTTGAAACTGCTAGTGTGACTCCTTCTTCTGAGTCACAGTTAGACATAGATATAGATGACAAATTGTACAGTGAGATCTCTCCAGATACAAAGCTTGAAGATCTTTTAAGAATTTATGACCAACAAAAATCCAAATTTTTATCGTCCTTTGTTGGTCAG AAGATCAAAGTGACTGTGGTCTTGGCTGACAGAAAATCTAGGCGGCTAATATTTTCTACTAAGCCAAAGGAGAAGGAGGAATTGATCGAGAAAAAGAGGAATCTCATG GCTAGATTGAGTGTTGGGGACGTCGTTAAGTGCTGCATTAAGAAGATTACATATTTTGGCATCTTTGTTGAG GTTGACGAAGTGCCTGCCCTGATTCACCAGACAGAAGTATCATGGGATGCCACTTTGGACCCAGCATCATATTTTAAGATTGGCCAG ATTATGGAAGCAAAAGTTCACCAGTTGGACTTTTCCCTGGAACGCATTTTCCTATCACTGAAGGAAATAACG CCTGATCCACTGATAGAAGCCTTGGAGGCTGTTGTTGGTGGTCATGATTCTTTGGATGGCAAACTTGAAGCTGCTCAGGCAGATTCAGAG TGGGCAGAGGTGGAGTCTCTTATTAAAGAGTTGCAGCAGGGTGAGGGTGTTCAATCTGTGTCCAAGGGGCGTTACTTCTTGAGTCCTGGCTTGGCTCCAACTTTTCAG GTTTACATGGCATCAACGTTTGAGAACCAATATAAGCTGCTTGCTCGATCAGGAAACAGGGCACAGGAG GTGATAGTTGAGACGTCCTTGGGGAAAGAAGAGATGAAATCGATCATTCTGACCTGCACAAACAGAGTCCAGTGA
- the LOC113707222 gene encoding uncharacterized protein isoform X3, giving the protein MDSIPLYSTTATISGATVNSITAQFCWPSSLHPRKSRNVFFEKKPRKVSVLAAKDEPPKLDPLDQMELKFGRMLGEDPKLTLAKIMARKSNPDATHLEIEKTFEKKKRKSSDSKIEEVPFDVDEEKRSVSSVGGLNLVRPVTRKGVKVEADKKPSEGQDKKPTQPVANVVENSHCSVPNVLLRKPSIYDDVDSEISSRLSIRPNLSLRMGKEPQKERFSDITLLKKPEPLKMVPDLEGENGHSGGSKAEDGRETGNSNLDPALLRMPEQLETNFISDRADESSGGYANRSNDVNSITDGNLNNTNSYAEIAAKGNLNQALESRVTNSFEENESATGLQPSDLWSSGKSSDSSEPSATKLAESDPGFSLDASLLGKPKRMDTSVVTTSKISKEEVMPVNPESNGNALDLENFLSSPIKEREENDWTKAEGLVNLGGRVEVEIISSSTRGFTVSFGTLIGFLPYRNLAAKWKFLAFESWLRRRGLDPSKYKQHLGVIGSFETASVTPSSESQLDIDIDDKLYSEISPDTKLEDLLRIYDQQKSKFLSSFVGQKIKVTVVLADRKSRRLIFSTKPKEKEELIEKKRNLMARLSVGDVVKCCIKKITYFGIFVEVDEVPALIHQTEVSWDATLDPASYFKIGQIMEAKVHQLDFSLERIFLSLKEITPDPLIEALEAVVGGHDSLDGKLEAAQADSEWAEVESLIKELQQGEGVQSVSKGRYFLSPGLAPTFQVYMASTFENQYKLLARSGNRAQEVIVETSLGKEEMKSIILTCTNRVQ; this is encoded by the exons ATGGACTCCATTCCTCTTTACTCCACAACTGCCACTATTTCGGGTGCAACTGTCAACTCTATTACTGCTCAATTCTGCTGGCCTTCCTCTTTGCACCCTAGAAAATCCAGAAATGTTTTCTTTGAGAAAAAACCCAGAAAAGTTTCAGTCTTGGCAGCTAAAGATGAGCCCCCTAAGCTTGACCCTCTGGACCAAATGGAACTCAAGTTCGGCAGAATGCTTGGTGAAGACCCCAAATTAACATTGGCCAAG ATAATGGCTCGGAAGTCTAATCCAGATGCGACTCATCTAGAAATTGAAAAGACATtcgagaagaagaagagaaaatcaTCAGATAGTAAAATTGAGGAGGTTCCATTTGACGTGGACGAGGAAAAAAGGTCAGTCAGTTCAGTGGGTGGATTAAATTTGGTTCGTCCTGTAACCAGAAAAGGAGTAAAGGTTGAGGCTGACAAGAAACCATCTGAGGGACAGGATAAGAAACCAACTCAACCAGTGGCAAATGTTGTTGAAAATAGTCATTGCAGCGTTCCCAATGTGCTATTACGAAAACCATCCATATATGACGATGTCGACAGTGAAATATCATCAAGGTTAAGCATTAGGCCAAACTTATCACTAAGGATGGGGAAGGAACCACAGAAGGAAAGATTTAGTGATATTACATTGCTGAAGAAGCCTGAACCGCTGAAAATGGTCCCAGATCTTGAGGGAGAAAATGGTCATTCAGGTGGTTCCAAAGCTGAAGATGGTCGTGAAACTGGTAATAGTAATTTGGATCCTGCACTTTTGAGAATGCCAGAGCAGTTGGAAACCAATTTTATCAGTGATCGAGCTGATGAATCTTCAGGAGGTTATGCCAATAGGTCAAATGATGTCAATTCCATAACTGATGGTAATTTAAACAACACCAACTCATATGCTGAAATTGCTGCGAAAGGCAATCTCAATCAAGCTCTAGAATCCAGGGTGACAAATTCTTTTGAAGAGAACGAGTCTGCAACAG GATTACAGCCAAGTGACTTATGGTCTTCTGGGAAAAGTTCTGATTCTAGTGAACCTTCTGCAACAAAATTAGCAGAATCTGACCCTGGGTTTTCTCTTGATGCTTCACTTCTTGGTAAACCAAAAAG AATGGACACCTCTGTAGTGACAACATCTAAAATTAGTAAAGAGGAAGTGATGCCTGTGAATCCCGAAAGCAATGGCAATGCTTTAGATCTCGAGAACTTCCTTTCATCACCCATAAAG GAGCGTGAAGAGAATGACTGGACAAAGGCTGAAGGTCTGGTCAATTTGGGAGGAAGGGTAGAGGTGGAAATCATTAGCTCTAGCACCAGAGGATTTACT GTATCTTTTGGTACCCTAATAGGATTTCTGCCTTATCGGAATCTTGCTGCCAAGTGGAAGTTCTTGGCTTTTGAGTCTTGGTTGAGAAGGAGAGGTTTAGATCCTTCCAAGTATAAGCAACACTTAGGTGTCATTGGAAGTTTTGAAACTGCTAGTGTGACTCCTTCTTCTGAGTCACAGTTAGACATAGATATAGATGACAAATTGTACAGTGAGATCTCTCCAGATACAAAGCTTGAAGATCTTTTAAGAATTTATGACCAACAAAAATCCAAATTTTTATCGTCCTTTGTTGGTCAG AAGATCAAAGTGACTGTGGTCTTGGCTGACAGAAAATCTAGGCGGCTAATATTTTCTACTAAGCCAAAGGAGAAGGAGGAATTGATCGAGAAAAAGAGGAATCTCATG GCTAGATTGAGTGTTGGGGACGTCGTTAAGTGCTGCATTAAGAAGATTACATATTTTGGCATCTTTGTTGAG GTTGACGAAGTGCCTGCCCTGATTCACCAGACAGAAGTATCATGGGATGCCACTTTGGACCCAGCATCATATTTTAAGATTGGCCAG ATTATGGAAGCAAAAGTTCACCAGTTGGACTTTTCCCTGGAACGCATTTTCCTATCACTGAAGGAAATAACG CCTGATCCACTGATAGAAGCCTTGGAGGCTGTTGTTGGTGGTCATGATTCTTTGGATGGCAAACTTGAAGCTGCTCAGGCAGATTCAGAG TGGGCAGAGGTGGAGTCTCTTATTAAAGAGTTGCAGCAGGGTGAGGGTGTTCAATCTGTGTCCAAGGGGCGTTACTTCTTGAGTCCTGGCTTGGCTCCAACTTTTCAG GTTTACATGGCATCAACGTTTGAGAACCAATATAAGCTGCTTGCTCGATCAGGAAACAGGGCACAGGAG GTGATAGTTGAGACGTCCTTGGGGAAAGAAGAGATGAAATCGATCATTCTGACCTGCACAAACAGAGTCCAGTGA
- the LOC113707222 gene encoding uncharacterized protein isoform X2 — MDSIPLYSTTATISGATVNSITAQFCWPSSLHPRKSRNVFFEKKPRKVSVLAAKDEPPKLDPLDQMELKFGRMLGEDPKLTLAKIMARKSNPDATHLEIEKTFEKKKRKSSDSKIEEVPFDVDEEKRSVSSVGGLNLVRPVTRKGVKVEADKKPSEGQDKKPTQPVANVVENSHCSVPNVLLRKPSIYDDVDSEISSRLSIRPNLSLRMGKEPQKERFSDITLLKKPEPLKMVPDLEGENGHSGGSKAEDGRETGNSNLDPALLRMPEQLETNFISDRADESSGGYANRSNDVNSITDGNLNNTNSYAEIAAKGNLNQALESRVTNSFEENESATGNPSTLVRVPQPSDLWSSGKSSDSSEPSATKLAESDPGFSLDASLLGKPKRMDTSVVTTSKISKEEVMPVNPESNGNALDLENFLSSPIKEREENDWTKAEGLVNLGGRVEVEIISSSTRGFTVSFGTLIGFLPYRNLAAKWKFLAFESWLRRRGLDPSKYKQHLGVIGSFETASVTPSSESQLDIDIDDKLYSEISPDTKLEDLLRIYDQQKSKFLSSFVGQIKVTVVLADRKSRRLIFSTKPKEKEELIEKKRNLMARLSVGDVVKCCIKKITYFGIFVEVDEVPALIHQTEVSWDATLDPASYFKIGQIMEAKVHQLDFSLERIFLSLKEITPDPLIEALEAVVGGHDSLDGKLEAAQADSEWAEVESLIKELQQGEGVQSVSKGRYFLSPGLAPTFQVYMASTFENQYKLLARSGNRAQEVIVETSLGKEEMKSIILTCTNRVQ; from the exons ATGGACTCCATTCCTCTTTACTCCACAACTGCCACTATTTCGGGTGCAACTGTCAACTCTATTACTGCTCAATTCTGCTGGCCTTCCTCTTTGCACCCTAGAAAATCCAGAAATGTTTTCTTTGAGAAAAAACCCAGAAAAGTTTCAGTCTTGGCAGCTAAAGATGAGCCCCCTAAGCTTGACCCTCTGGACCAAATGGAACTCAAGTTCGGCAGAATGCTTGGTGAAGACCCCAAATTAACATTGGCCAAG ATAATGGCTCGGAAGTCTAATCCAGATGCGACTCATCTAGAAATTGAAAAGACATtcgagaagaagaagagaaaatcaTCAGATAGTAAAATTGAGGAGGTTCCATTTGACGTGGACGAGGAAAAAAGGTCAGTCAGTTCAGTGGGTGGATTAAATTTGGTTCGTCCTGTAACCAGAAAAGGAGTAAAGGTTGAGGCTGACAAGAAACCATCTGAGGGACAGGATAAGAAACCAACTCAACCAGTGGCAAATGTTGTTGAAAATAGTCATTGCAGCGTTCCCAATGTGCTATTACGAAAACCATCCATATATGACGATGTCGACAGTGAAATATCATCAAGGTTAAGCATTAGGCCAAACTTATCACTAAGGATGGGGAAGGAACCACAGAAGGAAAGATTTAGTGATATTACATTGCTGAAGAAGCCTGAACCGCTGAAAATGGTCCCAGATCTTGAGGGAGAAAATGGTCATTCAGGTGGTTCCAAAGCTGAAGATGGTCGTGAAACTGGTAATAGTAATTTGGATCCTGCACTTTTGAGAATGCCAGAGCAGTTGGAAACCAATTTTATCAGTGATCGAGCTGATGAATCTTCAGGAGGTTATGCCAATAGGTCAAATGATGTCAATTCCATAACTGATGGTAATTTAAACAACACCAACTCATATGCTGAAATTGCTGCGAAAGGCAATCTCAATCAAGCTCTAGAATCCAGGGTGACAAATTCTTTTGAAGAGAACGAGTCTGCAACAGGTAATCCAAGCACGTTGGTCAGAGTTCCACAG CCAAGTGACTTATGGTCTTCTGGGAAAAGTTCTGATTCTAGTGAACCTTCTGCAACAAAATTAGCAGAATCTGACCCTGGGTTTTCTCTTGATGCTTCACTTCTTGGTAAACCAAAAAG AATGGACACCTCTGTAGTGACAACATCTAAAATTAGTAAAGAGGAAGTGATGCCTGTGAATCCCGAAAGCAATGGCAATGCTTTAGATCTCGAGAACTTCCTTTCATCACCCATAAAG GAGCGTGAAGAGAATGACTGGACAAAGGCTGAAGGTCTGGTCAATTTGGGAGGAAGGGTAGAGGTGGAAATCATTAGCTCTAGCACCAGAGGATTTACT GTATCTTTTGGTACCCTAATAGGATTTCTGCCTTATCGGAATCTTGCTGCCAAGTGGAAGTTCTTGGCTTTTGAGTCTTGGTTGAGAAGGAGAGGTTTAGATCCTTCCAAGTATAAGCAACACTTAGGTGTCATTGGAAGTTTTGAAACTGCTAGTGTGACTCCTTCTTCTGAGTCACAGTTAGACATAGATATAGATGACAAATTGTACAGTGAGATCTCTCCAGATACAAAGCTTGAAGATCTTTTAAGAATTTATGACCAACAAAAATCCAAATTTTTATCGTCCTTTGTTGGTCAG ATCAAAGTGACTGTGGTCTTGGCTGACAGAAAATCTAGGCGGCTAATATTTTCTACTAAGCCAAAGGAGAAGGAGGAATTGATCGAGAAAAAGAGGAATCTCATG GCTAGATTGAGTGTTGGGGACGTCGTTAAGTGCTGCATTAAGAAGATTACATATTTTGGCATCTTTGTTGAG GTTGACGAAGTGCCTGCCCTGATTCACCAGACAGAAGTATCATGGGATGCCACTTTGGACCCAGCATCATATTTTAAGATTGGCCAG ATTATGGAAGCAAAAGTTCACCAGTTGGACTTTTCCCTGGAACGCATTTTCCTATCACTGAAGGAAATAACG CCTGATCCACTGATAGAAGCCTTGGAGGCTGTTGTTGGTGGTCATGATTCTTTGGATGGCAAACTTGAAGCTGCTCAGGCAGATTCAGAG TGGGCAGAGGTGGAGTCTCTTATTAAAGAGTTGCAGCAGGGTGAGGGTGTTCAATCTGTGTCCAAGGGGCGTTACTTCTTGAGTCCTGGCTTGGCTCCAACTTTTCAG GTTTACATGGCATCAACGTTTGAGAACCAATATAAGCTGCTTGCTCGATCAGGAAACAGGGCACAGGAG GTGATAGTTGAGACGTCCTTGGGGAAAGAAGAGATGAAATCGATCATTCTGACCTGCACAAACAGAGTCCAGTGA